Proteins encoded in a region of the Manis javanica isolate MJ-LG chromosome 15, MJ_LKY, whole genome shotgun sequence genome:
- the CCR8 gene encoding LOW QUALITY PROTEIN: C-C chemokine receptor type 8 (The sequence of the model RefSeq protein was modified relative to this genomic sequence to represent the inferred CDS: inserted 2 bases in 1 codon) — protein sequence MDYMRGPNVTTVTDDYYPGTISSPCDGELILGDCKVLLAILYCLLFVFGLLGNSLVLLVLLACKRLRSITDMYLLNLALSDLLFVFSFPFQTHYQLDQWVFGTVICKVVSGFYYIGFFSSMFFIILMSVDRYLAIVHAIYAMKVRTAHTGTVLSLAVWLTATAAASPLLVFYQVAPEDXTLQCYVSYSQQTLKWKIFIHFEMNVVGLLIPFSILMFCYIRVLQQLHRCRNHSKTKAIRLVLLVVAASLLFWVPFNVVLLLTSLHNLHILDGCVMSQRLIYATHITETISFTHCCINPVIYAFVGKQFKRHLLEIFQKSCSPIFLYMGRQIPKEGWRRASSLHQPCPHFSSVDYIL from the exons ATGGATTATATGCGGGGGCCCAATGTGACAACTGTAACTGATGACTATTACCCGGGCACCATCTCCAGCCCCTGCGACGGGGAGCTTATCCTAGGAGATTGCAAGGTGCTTCTTGCCATCCTTTACTGCCTCCTGTTTGTGTTTGGTCTTCTGGGGAACAGCCTGGTCCTCCTGGTGCTTCTCGCCTGCAAGAGGCTGAGGAGCATCACGGACATGTACCTCCTGAACCTGGCTCTGTCTGACCTTCTCTTTGTCTTCTCCTTCCCCTTTCAAACCCACTACCAGCTGGACCAGTGGGTGTTTGGGACAGTGATATGCAAGGTGGTCTCTGGCTTTTATTACATTGGCTTCTTCAGCAGCATGTTCTTTATCATCCTCATGAGTGTAGACAGGTACCTGGCGATCGTCCACGCCATATATGCCATGAAAGTGAGGACAGCGCACACGGGCACAGTCCTGAGCCTGGCCGTGTGGCTGACCGCCACCGCGGCTGCCAGCCCGCTGCTGGTATTTTACCAGGTGGCCCCTGAAGA GACACTGCAGTGCTATGTGTCTTACAGTCAACAGACTTTAAAGTGGAAGATCTTCATCCACTTTGAGATGAATGTCGTGGGCCTGCtgatccccttctccatcctgaTGTTTTGCTACATCCGCGTCCTGCAGCAGCTGCACAGATGCCGCAACCACAGCAAGACCAAGGCCATCAGGCTGGTGCTCCTTGTGGTCGCTGCATCTCTCCTCTTCTGGGTCCCCTTCAATGTGGTCCTCCTCCTGACTTCTCTACACAACCTGCACATCCTGGATGGATGTGTCATGAGTCAGCGGCTGATTTATGCCACCCACATCACAGAAACCATTTCCTTCACTCACTGCTGCATAAACCCAGTGATCTACGCTTTTGTGGGCAAGCAGTTCAAGAGACACCtcttagaaatatttcaaaagagcTGCAGCCCCATCTTCCTCTACATGGGGAGACAAATCCCCAAGGAGGGCTGGCGAAGGGCATCCTCCCTCCATCAGCCCTGCCCGCATTTCTCCAGCGTGGACTACATTTTGTGA
- the GORASP1 gene encoding Golgi reassembly-stacking protein 1 isoform X1, whose protein sequence is MGLGASAERPAGGAEGFHLYGVQENSPAQQAGLEPYFDFIITIGHSRLNKENDTLKALLKANVEKPVKLQVFSTKTMKVREVEVVPSNMWGGQGLLGASVRFCSFRRASEHVWRVLRTGSCLLPGRQLPCPPGPVARPGSALSQDVEPSSPASLAGLRPYTDYVVGSDQILQESEDFFSLIESHEGRLLKLMVYSSESDSCREVTVTPNAAWGGEGSLGCGIGYGYLHRIPTQPPSHHKKPPSASPPGPTTQDSPALPGPETGSRQGDYVEALLQAPGSPGEGQLPEPGSPGRGAPDFGGLPCGLETPLQPPPPVQRVMDPGFLDVSGISLLDSSNASVWPSLSSASELTSTAVSPSGPEDVCSSSGSQRGGEATWSGSEFEVSFPDSPGAQAQSDHLPQLSLPDSLTSAVSPEDGLSAELLEAQAEEEPASTESPESPESPDLGAEVEGVAIQGQPSAPE, encoded by the exons ATGGGCCTGGGCGCCAGCGCCGAGAGGCCTGCGGGCGGCGCCGAGGGCTTCCACCTGTACGGG GTGCAGGAGAactccccagcccagcaggcaggCCTGGAGCCCTACTTCGACTTCATCATCACCATCGGGCACTCGCGACTG AATAAGGAGAACGACACGTTGAAGGCCCTGCTGAAGGCCAATGTGGAAAAGCCCGTGAAGCTTCAGGTGTTCAGCACCAAGACCATGAAGGTGcgggaggtggaggtggtgccTAGCAACATGTGGGGTGGCCAGGGCCTGCTGGGCGCCAGCGTGCGCTTCTGCAGCTTCCGCCGGGCCAGTGAGCACGTGTGGCGTGTGCTG AGGACAGGGTCCTGCTTGCTCCCCGGAAGGCagctcccctgccctcctggtcCAGTGGCAAGGCCTGGCTCGGCTCTCTCCCAGGATGTGGAGCCCTCCTCGCCTGCCTCCCTCGCTGGCCTGCGCCCCTACACAGACTATGTGGTTGGCTCAGACCAGATCCTCCAGGAG TCCGAAGACTTCTTTTCTCTCATCGAGTCCCATGAAGGGAGGCTCTTGAAGCTGATGGTTTACAGCTCCGAGTCTGACTCCTGCCGGGAGGTGACTGTAACTCCCAACGCAGCCTGGGGTGGAGAGGGCAG TTTGGGGTGTGGTATCGGCTATGGATACCTGCACCGGATCCCAACTCAGCCCCCCAGCCACCACAAGAAGCCACCCAGTGCCTCACCACCTGGACCCACCACCCAGGACTCTCCTGCCCTTCCAGGCCCAGAGACAGGCTCCAGGCAGGGTGACTATGTGGAG GCTTTGTTGCAGGCACCTGGCTCCCCCGGGGAGGGACAGCTTCCTGAGCCTGGGAGTCCTGGCCGTGGTGCTCCAGACTTTGGAGGACTTCCATGTGGCCTGGAGACCCCtctccagcccccacctccagtACAGCGAGTCATGGACCCAG GTTTCCTGGACGTGTCGGGCATCTCCCTCTTGGACAGCAGCAATGCCAGTGTCTGGCCCAGCCTGTCCTCTGCCTCTGAGCTGACGTCCACAGCTGTCTCACCCTCAGGGCCGGAAGACGTCTGCTCCAGCAGCGGTTCTCAGCGTGGTG GTGAGGCCACATGGTCTGGGTCAGAGTTTGAGGTCTCCTTCCCAGACAGCCCAGGCGCACAGGCCCAGTCAGACCACCTGCCTCAGCTGAGCCTGCCCGACAGCCTCACCTCTGCAGTCTCACCGGAAGATGGGCTGTCTGCCGAGCTGCTCGAAGCTCAGGCTGAGGAGGAGCCGGCAAGCACTGAGAGCCCAGAGAGCCCAGAGAGCCCAGATTTGGGGGCAGAGGTTGAGGGAGTGGCCATCCAGGGCCAGCCCTCTGCTCCTGAATAA
- the GORASP1 gene encoding Golgi reassembly-stacking protein 1 isoform X3 has protein sequence MGLGASAERPAGGAEGFHLYGVQENSPAQQAGLEPYFDFIITIGHSRLNKENDTLKALLKANVEKPVKLQVFSTKTMKVREVEVVPSNMWGGQGLLGASVRFCSFRRASEHVWRVLLPCPPGPVARPGSALSQDVEPSSPASLAGLRPYTDYVVGSDQILQESEDFFSLIESHEGRLLKLMVYSSESDSCREVTVTPNAAWGGEGSLGCGIGYGYLHRIPTQPPSHHKKPPSASPPGPTTQDSPALPGPETGSRQGDYVEALLQAPGSPGEGQLPEPGSPGRGAPDFGGLPCGLETPLQPPPPVQRVMDPGFLDVSGISLLDSSNASVWPSLSSASELTSTAVSPSGPEDVCSSSGSQRGGEATWSGSEFEVSFPDSPGAQAQSDHLPQLSLPDSLTSAVSPEDGLSAELLEAQAEEEPASTESPESPESPDLGAEVEGVAIQGQPSAPE, from the exons ATGGGCCTGGGCGCCAGCGCCGAGAGGCCTGCGGGCGGCGCCGAGGGCTTCCACCTGTACGGG GTGCAGGAGAactccccagcccagcaggcaggCCTGGAGCCCTACTTCGACTTCATCATCACCATCGGGCACTCGCGACTG AATAAGGAGAACGACACGTTGAAGGCCCTGCTGAAGGCCAATGTGGAAAAGCCCGTGAAGCTTCAGGTGTTCAGCACCAAGACCATGAAGGTGcgggaggtggaggtggtgccTAGCAACATGTGGGGTGGCCAGGGCCTGCTGGGCGCCAGCGTGCGCTTCTGCAGCTTCCGCCGGGCCAGTGAGCACGTGTGGCGTGTGCTG ctcccctgccctcctggtcCAGTGGCAAGGCCTGGCTCGGCTCTCTCCCAGGATGTGGAGCCCTCCTCGCCTGCCTCCCTCGCTGGCCTGCGCCCCTACACAGACTATGTGGTTGGCTCAGACCAGATCCTCCAGGAG TCCGAAGACTTCTTTTCTCTCATCGAGTCCCATGAAGGGAGGCTCTTGAAGCTGATGGTTTACAGCTCCGAGTCTGACTCCTGCCGGGAGGTGACTGTAACTCCCAACGCAGCCTGGGGTGGAGAGGGCAG TTTGGGGTGTGGTATCGGCTATGGATACCTGCACCGGATCCCAACTCAGCCCCCCAGCCACCACAAGAAGCCACCCAGTGCCTCACCACCTGGACCCACCACCCAGGACTCTCCTGCCCTTCCAGGCCCAGAGACAGGCTCCAGGCAGGGTGACTATGTGGAG GCTTTGTTGCAGGCACCTGGCTCCCCCGGGGAGGGACAGCTTCCTGAGCCTGGGAGTCCTGGCCGTGGTGCTCCAGACTTTGGAGGACTTCCATGTGGCCTGGAGACCCCtctccagcccccacctccagtACAGCGAGTCATGGACCCAG GTTTCCTGGACGTGTCGGGCATCTCCCTCTTGGACAGCAGCAATGCCAGTGTCTGGCCCAGCCTGTCCTCTGCCTCTGAGCTGACGTCCACAGCTGTCTCACCCTCAGGGCCGGAAGACGTCTGCTCCAGCAGCGGTTCTCAGCGTGGTG GTGAGGCCACATGGTCTGGGTCAGAGTTTGAGGTCTCCTTCCCAGACAGCCCAGGCGCACAGGCCCAGTCAGACCACCTGCCTCAGCTGAGCCTGCCCGACAGCCTCACCTCTGCAGTCTCACCGGAAGATGGGCTGTCTGCCGAGCTGCTCGAAGCTCAGGCTGAGGAGGAGCCGGCAAGCACTGAGAGCCCAGAGAGCCCAGAGAGCCCAGATTTGGGGGCAGAGGTTGAGGGAGTGGCCATCCAGGGCCAGCCCTCTGCTCCTGAATAA
- the GORASP1 gene encoding Golgi reassembly-stacking protein 1 isoform X2 yields MGLGASAERPAGGAEGFHLYGVQENSPAQQAGLEPYFDFIITIGHSRLNKENDTLKALLKANVEKPVKLQVFSTKTMKVREVEVVPSNMWGGQGLLGASVRFCSFRRASEHVWRVLRTGSCLLPGRQLPCPPGPVARPGSALSQDVEPSSPASLAGLRPYTDYVVGSDQILQESEDFFSLIESHEGRLLKLMVYSSESDSCREVTVTPNAAWGGEGSLGCGIGYGYLHRIPTQPPSHHKKPPSASPPGPTTQDSPALPGPETGSRQGDYVEAPGSPGEGQLPEPGSPGRGAPDFGGLPCGLETPLQPPPPVQRVMDPGFLDVSGISLLDSSNASVWPSLSSASELTSTAVSPSGPEDVCSSSGSQRGGEATWSGSEFEVSFPDSPGAQAQSDHLPQLSLPDSLTSAVSPEDGLSAELLEAQAEEEPASTESPESPESPDLGAEVEGVAIQGQPSAPE; encoded by the exons ATGGGCCTGGGCGCCAGCGCCGAGAGGCCTGCGGGCGGCGCCGAGGGCTTCCACCTGTACGGG GTGCAGGAGAactccccagcccagcaggcaggCCTGGAGCCCTACTTCGACTTCATCATCACCATCGGGCACTCGCGACTG AATAAGGAGAACGACACGTTGAAGGCCCTGCTGAAGGCCAATGTGGAAAAGCCCGTGAAGCTTCAGGTGTTCAGCACCAAGACCATGAAGGTGcgggaggtggaggtggtgccTAGCAACATGTGGGGTGGCCAGGGCCTGCTGGGCGCCAGCGTGCGCTTCTGCAGCTTCCGCCGGGCCAGTGAGCACGTGTGGCGTGTGCTG AGGACAGGGTCCTGCTTGCTCCCCGGAAGGCagctcccctgccctcctggtcCAGTGGCAAGGCCTGGCTCGGCTCTCTCCCAGGATGTGGAGCCCTCCTCGCCTGCCTCCCTCGCTGGCCTGCGCCCCTACACAGACTATGTGGTTGGCTCAGACCAGATCCTCCAGGAG TCCGAAGACTTCTTTTCTCTCATCGAGTCCCATGAAGGGAGGCTCTTGAAGCTGATGGTTTACAGCTCCGAGTCTGACTCCTGCCGGGAGGTGACTGTAACTCCCAACGCAGCCTGGGGTGGAGAGGGCAG TTTGGGGTGTGGTATCGGCTATGGATACCTGCACCGGATCCCAACTCAGCCCCCCAGCCACCACAAGAAGCCACCCAGTGCCTCACCACCTGGACCCACCACCCAGGACTCTCCTGCCCTTCCAGGCCCAGAGACAGGCTCCAGGCAGGGTGACTATGTGGAG GCACCTGGCTCCCCCGGGGAGGGACAGCTTCCTGAGCCTGGGAGTCCTGGCCGTGGTGCTCCAGACTTTGGAGGACTTCCATGTGGCCTGGAGACCCCtctccagcccccacctccagtACAGCGAGTCATGGACCCAG GTTTCCTGGACGTGTCGGGCATCTCCCTCTTGGACAGCAGCAATGCCAGTGTCTGGCCCAGCCTGTCCTCTGCCTCTGAGCTGACGTCCACAGCTGTCTCACCCTCAGGGCCGGAAGACGTCTGCTCCAGCAGCGGTTCTCAGCGTGGTG GTGAGGCCACATGGTCTGGGTCAGAGTTTGAGGTCTCCTTCCCAGACAGCCCAGGCGCACAGGCCCAGTCAGACCACCTGCCTCAGCTGAGCCTGCCCGACAGCCTCACCTCTGCAGTCTCACCGGAAGATGGGCTGTCTGCCGAGCTGCTCGAAGCTCAGGCTGAGGAGGAGCCGGCAAGCACTGAGAGCCCAGAGAGCCCAGAGAGCCCAGATTTGGGGGCAGAGGTTGAGGGAGTGGCCATCCAGGGCCAGCCCTCTGCTCCTGAATAA
- the GORASP1 gene encoding Golgi reassembly-stacking protein 1 isoform X5 — MGLGASAERPAGGAEGFHLYGVQENSPAQQAGLEPYFDFIITIGHSRLNKENDTLKALLKANVEKPVKLQVFSTKTMKDVEPSSPASLAGLRPYTDYVVGSDQILQESEDFFSLIESHEGRLLKLMVYSSESDSCREVTVTPNAAWGGEGSLGCGIGYGYLHRIPTQPPSHHKKPPSASPPGPTTQDSPALPGPETGSRQGDYVEALLQAPGSPGEGQLPEPGSPGRGAPDFGGLPCGLETPLQPPPPVQRVMDPGFLDVSGISLLDSSNASVWPSLSSASELTSTAVSPSGPEDVCSSSGSQRGGEATWSGSEFEVSFPDSPGAQAQSDHLPQLSLPDSLTSAVSPEDGLSAELLEAQAEEEPASTESPESPESPDLGAEVEGVAIQGQPSAPE, encoded by the exons ATGGGCCTGGGCGCCAGCGCCGAGAGGCCTGCGGGCGGCGCCGAGGGCTTCCACCTGTACGGG GTGCAGGAGAactccccagcccagcaggcaggCCTGGAGCCCTACTTCGACTTCATCATCACCATCGGGCACTCGCGACTG AATAAGGAGAACGACACGTTGAAGGCCCTGCTGAAGGCCAATGTGGAAAAGCCCGTGAAGCTTCAGGTGTTCAGCACCAAGACCATGAAG GATGTGGAGCCCTCCTCGCCTGCCTCCCTCGCTGGCCTGCGCCCCTACACAGACTATGTGGTTGGCTCAGACCAGATCCTCCAGGAG TCCGAAGACTTCTTTTCTCTCATCGAGTCCCATGAAGGGAGGCTCTTGAAGCTGATGGTTTACAGCTCCGAGTCTGACTCCTGCCGGGAGGTGACTGTAACTCCCAACGCAGCCTGGGGTGGAGAGGGCAG TTTGGGGTGTGGTATCGGCTATGGATACCTGCACCGGATCCCAACTCAGCCCCCCAGCCACCACAAGAAGCCACCCAGTGCCTCACCACCTGGACCCACCACCCAGGACTCTCCTGCCCTTCCAGGCCCAGAGACAGGCTCCAGGCAGGGTGACTATGTGGAG GCTTTGTTGCAGGCACCTGGCTCCCCCGGGGAGGGACAGCTTCCTGAGCCTGGGAGTCCTGGCCGTGGTGCTCCAGACTTTGGAGGACTTCCATGTGGCCTGGAGACCCCtctccagcccccacctccagtACAGCGAGTCATGGACCCAG GTTTCCTGGACGTGTCGGGCATCTCCCTCTTGGACAGCAGCAATGCCAGTGTCTGGCCCAGCCTGTCCTCTGCCTCTGAGCTGACGTCCACAGCTGTCTCACCCTCAGGGCCGGAAGACGTCTGCTCCAGCAGCGGTTCTCAGCGTGGTG GTGAGGCCACATGGTCTGGGTCAGAGTTTGAGGTCTCCTTCCCAGACAGCCCAGGCGCACAGGCCCAGTCAGACCACCTGCCTCAGCTGAGCCTGCCCGACAGCCTCACCTCTGCAGTCTCACCGGAAGATGGGCTGTCTGCCGAGCTGCTCGAAGCTCAGGCTGAGGAGGAGCCGGCAAGCACTGAGAGCCCAGAGAGCCCAGAGAGCCCAGATTTGGGGGCAGAGGTTGAGGGAGTGGCCATCCAGGGCCAGCCCTCTGCTCCTGAATAA
- the GORASP1 gene encoding Golgi reassembly-stacking protein 1 isoform X4, with translation MGLGASAERPAGGAEGFHLYGVQENSPAQQAGLEPYFDFIITIGHSRLNKENDTLKALLKANVEKPVKLQVFSTKTMKVREVEVVPSNMWGGQGLLGASVRFCSFRRASEHVWRVLDVEPSSPASLAGLRPYTDYVVGSDQILQESEDFFSLIESHEGRLLKLMVYSSESDSCREVTVTPNAAWGGEGSLGCGIGYGYLHRIPTQPPSHHKKPPSASPPGPTTQDSPALPGPETGSRQGDYVEALLQAPGSPGEGQLPEPGSPGRGAPDFGGLPCGLETPLQPPPPVQRVMDPGFLDVSGISLLDSSNASVWPSLSSASELTSTAVSPSGPEDVCSSSGSQRGGEATWSGSEFEVSFPDSPGAQAQSDHLPQLSLPDSLTSAVSPEDGLSAELLEAQAEEEPASTESPESPESPDLGAEVEGVAIQGQPSAPE, from the exons ATGGGCCTGGGCGCCAGCGCCGAGAGGCCTGCGGGCGGCGCCGAGGGCTTCCACCTGTACGGG GTGCAGGAGAactccccagcccagcaggcaggCCTGGAGCCCTACTTCGACTTCATCATCACCATCGGGCACTCGCGACTG AATAAGGAGAACGACACGTTGAAGGCCCTGCTGAAGGCCAATGTGGAAAAGCCCGTGAAGCTTCAGGTGTTCAGCACCAAGACCATGAAGGTGcgggaggtggaggtggtgccTAGCAACATGTGGGGTGGCCAGGGCCTGCTGGGCGCCAGCGTGCGCTTCTGCAGCTTCCGCCGGGCCAGTGAGCACGTGTGGCGTGTGCTG GATGTGGAGCCCTCCTCGCCTGCCTCCCTCGCTGGCCTGCGCCCCTACACAGACTATGTGGTTGGCTCAGACCAGATCCTCCAGGAG TCCGAAGACTTCTTTTCTCTCATCGAGTCCCATGAAGGGAGGCTCTTGAAGCTGATGGTTTACAGCTCCGAGTCTGACTCCTGCCGGGAGGTGACTGTAACTCCCAACGCAGCCTGGGGTGGAGAGGGCAG TTTGGGGTGTGGTATCGGCTATGGATACCTGCACCGGATCCCAACTCAGCCCCCCAGCCACCACAAGAAGCCACCCAGTGCCTCACCACCTGGACCCACCACCCAGGACTCTCCTGCCCTTCCAGGCCCAGAGACAGGCTCCAGGCAGGGTGACTATGTGGAG GCTTTGTTGCAGGCACCTGGCTCCCCCGGGGAGGGACAGCTTCCTGAGCCTGGGAGTCCTGGCCGTGGTGCTCCAGACTTTGGAGGACTTCCATGTGGCCTGGAGACCCCtctccagcccccacctccagtACAGCGAGTCATGGACCCAG GTTTCCTGGACGTGTCGGGCATCTCCCTCTTGGACAGCAGCAATGCCAGTGTCTGGCCCAGCCTGTCCTCTGCCTCTGAGCTGACGTCCACAGCTGTCTCACCCTCAGGGCCGGAAGACGTCTGCTCCAGCAGCGGTTCTCAGCGTGGTG GTGAGGCCACATGGTCTGGGTCAGAGTTTGAGGTCTCCTTCCCAGACAGCCCAGGCGCACAGGCCCAGTCAGACCACCTGCCTCAGCTGAGCCTGCCCGACAGCCTCACCTCTGCAGTCTCACCGGAAGATGGGCTGTCTGCCGAGCTGCTCGAAGCTCAGGCTGAGGAGGAGCCGGCAAGCACTGAGAGCCCAGAGAGCCCAGAGAGCCCAGATTTGGGGGCAGAGGTTGAGGGAGTGGCCATCCAGGGCCAGCCCTCTGCTCCTGAATAA